Proteins from a genomic interval of Euwallacea fornicatus isolate EFF26 chromosome 1, ASM4011564v1, whole genome shotgun sequence:
- the LOC136351004 gene encoding uncharacterized protein isoform X2 — protein sequence MEHLDQDAYGFSYRDLLKLHTKRGESDESDQGEIEDSAPVFDWELIKANSINAKDMDMSPEFKNTIVQVQNMHNVEANNSSQKSSSAAPTSLVEGQTCLVGGTSGAAPHKHLDNTYLASASIPTDSTARASFSKYLAAKLLMGDEASAKYYTAATASALTESNSSYNAKCQEIAANMRELMTRAHCYICGVNPGCGLHYGTPDHLSKAVHWVAAMTETRNPHVIAQVFCAPCNTPLIAGDEHYYNVEHKTLIRPNQLGMAIELQHHLTPDKCWLCDHKLHQNDSHYRTKKHLRRVGGWINLHKFRFGLFGFRSWDHLYCECCNAVFIDANWAFRHYESDSHRRNMTLFCNVCRVHFTQGKYLRNHLQLAHGLEVSDHSAFESYAGISWCENFKELLTLDECELCNRLFVNRKEAKNHYHRTDLFDEILKDNPAKTVNSTLKHNVVEELKRVIYQIFMIGTLSCAEALQRLKTLNLSPNDPICPKSELKLCECLSKIVVNSRHPLYLVDTAVQGSAKLNLDMELSRLKKNCKKLAVGVAVRYVRDLKIFILEFNSGQEITDVAEIFSSDAVLEVDTTLHILEEELKVLELLLEINQKTYVSCPTHDLSLVKRKGDIKVGVEVILNIVRKFNAGVIKIICSEITTFCSFCQSLPARPSESTDLHDSNSKILSNASPLWERGSDEAAVGDLNGFRLLMEVAKTKAFLSKANVFPVEVALAYMERFNHFILQVKRKLEVEKINVETVFWPWDNKVTCEVFLHKEMNELYYWLTQCRHYFDLKVALDIIMQFNAGLQSLVDTYNCDVANTDEGAGVDVVNSEIGENSNFTTCTEDHYNVNVEGATSIESIPVNCDVSTNVGKDDNVTAENDNDCPIQDVGIVKVTTIDNGDAGSITVMDNLAEPHVEQPGVADIKNHDINDIIIIEDSVIEDFSNAMIITQNFADIGNDDTKKSTIIGSLADDYKECSSDVAENYEVITTVMADSPIEKVDKVEINMTAMRHKVTDNTNNQTNSSTIMDTLVDVHEANSDIANLQSDNVVMTVIANSEIVETDNTDVGTTTDHDGDDCIGKSDDGSSTFLGDVVIVDIDSDNSAHCDVATTSNDNADIGSDNDWDWTCVGC from the exons TATCGAGACCTACTGAAACTCCACACAAAGCGTGGTGAGTCAGACGAGAGCGATCAGGGCGAAATTGAGGACAGTGCTCCAGTGTTCGACTGGGAATTGATAAAAGCCAATTCGATCAACGCTAAAGATATGGATATGAGccctgaatttaaaaatactattGTGCAAGTACAAAATATGCATAATGTGGAGGCCAACAACAGTTCTCAAAAATCGTCCAGCGCAGCGCCGACCTCGTTAGTGGAAGGTCAAACCTGTCTTGTTGGAGGTACTTCCGGAGCTGCCCCACACAAACATTTAGATAATACATATCTGGCCTCTGCGTCAATACCGACTGATAGTACTGCTAGAGctagtttttcgaaatatttagcAGCGAAGTTGTTAATGGGAGATGAAGCATCTGCTAAATATTATACTGCTGCCACTGCGTCGGCTCTAACAGAGTCAAATTCTTCTTATAATGCAAAATGTCAGGAAATTGCGGCAAATATGCGAGAGCTGATGACGCGAGCTCATTGTTATATCTGCGGAGTTAATCCTGGATGCGGATTGCACTATGGAACGCCAGACCATTTGAGCAAGGCTGTGCACTGGGTTGCAGCAATGACAGAG ACGCGCAATCCACATGTGATTGCTCAAGTATTTTGTGCACCGTGCAATACACCCCTCATTGCTGGTGATGAGCACTATTACAACGTGGAGCACAAAAC GTTAATACGGCCTAATCAACTGGGTATGGCCATAGAGCTCCAGCACCATCTAACTCCGGATAAGTGCTGGCTTTGCGACCATAAATTACACCAAAACGACAGCCATTACCGCACTAAAAAGCATTTGAGGAGAGTGGGGGGCTGGATAAACCTTCACAAATTCCGGTTTGGATTGTTTGGATTCAGGTCCTGGGATCACTTGTACTGCGAGTGTTGCAATGCGGTATTTATCGATGCAAACTGGGCGTTCCGACACTATGAGTCGGACTCTCATCGAAG GAATATGACTTTATTTTGCAACGTCTGCAGAGTGCATTTCACgcaaggaaaatatttacgtAACCACCTCCAATTAGCTCACGGTCTCGAGGTTTCGGATCACTCAG CCTTCGAATCATACGCGGGCATTTCTTGGTGCGAGAATTTTAAGGAACTGTTAACCCTCGATGAATGTGAGTTATGCAATCGGTTATTTGTCAACCGCAAGGAGGCAAAGAATCACTATCATAGAACCGATCTCTTTGACGAAATTCTCAAGGACAACCCCGCAAAAACAGTCAATTCTACACTGAAGCACAACGTTGTGGAGGAGCTTAAGCGTGTCATATACCAAATTTTCATGATCGGTACTCTATCTTGCGCTGAGGCTTTGCAACGcttaaaaacgttaaatttatCCCCCAACGATCCGATCTGCCCGAAATCCGAATTAAAACTTTGCGAATGTCTCTCGAAAATCGTCGTCAACTCTCGGCATCCACTATATCTTGTTGACACTGCAGTCCAAGGTTCTGCCAAATTGAACCTGGATATGGAACTCTCGAGACTCAAAAAGAATTGCAAGAAACTTGCTGTTGGAGTTGCCGTACGGTATGTCcgagatttgaaaattttcatcttgGAGTTCAACAGTGGACAGGAAATCACGGACGTTGCGGAGATTTTCTCTAGTGATGCTGTGCTAGAGGTGGATACAACTTTACATATCCTTGAAGAAGAATTGAAAGTCTTGGAACTGTTATTGGAAATCAATCAGAAAACATATGTGTCTTGTCCAACTCATGATCTCTCTTTGGTAAAGAGGAAAGGAGACATAAAAGTTGGGGTAGAAGTGATATTGAATATCGTTAGGAAATTTAATGCGGGcgttataaaaataatctgtTCGGAAATAACTACTTTCTGTTCTTTCTGCCAGTCATTGCCAGCTCGTCCGTCAGAAAGCACAGACCTTCACGATTCTAATAGCAAAATTCTATCTAATGCTTCCCCTCTTTGGGAACGTGGTTCTGATGAAGCTGCAGTTGGAGACCTCAATGGTTTCAGATTGCTCATGGAAGTTGCGAAAACTAAGGCGTTTTTAAGCAAAGCCAATGTATTTCCCGTTGAGGTGGCACTGGCCTATATGGAACGCTTCAACCATTTTATCTTGCAAGTCAAGAGGAAACTAGAAGTTGAGAAGATTAATGTGGAAACTGTGTTCTGGCCTTGGGACAATAAGGTAACATGTGAAGTCTTTCTTCATAAGGAAATGAACGAGTTATATTATTGGCTGACGCAATGTAGGCACTATTTTGATTTGAAGGTGGCTTTGGATATCATCATGCAGTTCAACGCGGGATTGCAGAGTTTGGTTGACACGTATAATTGTGATGTTGCGAACACGGATGAAGGTGCTGGCGTGGACGTTGTAAACTCCGAAATTGGGGAGAATAGTAATTTTACTACGTGCACTGAAGATCATTACAATGTTAATGTTGAGGGGGCCACCAGTATTGAAAGTATTCCGGTCAATTGTGATGTTTCTACTAACGTTGGAAAGGACGACAATGTAACAGCAGAAAACGATAATGATTGCCCTATTCAAGATGTTGGTATTGTCAAAGTTACTACTATTGATAACGGTGATGCCGGTAGTATCACCGTTATGGACAATTTGGCGGAGCCACATGTAGAACAACCTGGAGTTGCCGATATAAAAAATCATGACATTaatgatattattattattgaggATTCTGTAATTGAGGATTTCAGTAACGCCATGATTATAACTCAGAATTTTGCCGACATTGGAAATGATGACACTAAAAAGAGCACCATTATAGGTAGTTTGGCGGATGATTACAAAGAATGTTCTTCTGACGTTGCAGAAAATTATGAAGTCATTACGACCGTTATGGCAGATTCCCCAATTGAAAAAGTTGATAAGGTTGAGATTAATATGACTGCTATGCGTCACAAAGTTACCGATAATACAAACAATCAGACTAATAGCAGTACCATTATGGACACTTTGGTGGACGTGCATGAAGCAAATTCCGATATTGCGAATTTACAAAGTGATAACGTCGTTATGACCGTTATTGCAAATTCTGAAATTGTAGAGACTGATAATACTGATGTTGGCACAACTACTGACCACGACGGTGATGACTGCATTGGTAAAAGTGACGATGGTAGTAGCACTTTTCTAGGTGACGTTGTGATCGTAGATATCGACAGCGATAACAGCGCACATTGTGATGTTGCCACTACAAGTAACGATAATGCAGACATCGGCAGTGATAATGATTGGGATTGGACTTGTGTTGGATGCTGA
- the LOC136351004 gene encoding uncharacterized protein isoform X1: MEHLDQDAYGFSYRDLLKLHTKRGESDESDQGEIEDSAPVFDWELIKANSINAKDMDMSPEFKNTIVQVQNMHNVEANNSSQKSSSAAPTSLVEGQTCLVGGTSGAAPHKHLDNTYLASASIPTDSTARASFSKYLAAKLLMGDEASAKYYTAATASALTESNSSYNAKCQEIAANMRELMTRAHCYICGVNPGCGLHYGTPDHLSKAVHWVAAMTETRNPHVIAQVFCAPCNTPLIAGDEHYYNVEHKTNEEYFCPVCLRINQQPIQCQHIYSAAHYKNMQARGSAVEFSRLIRPNQLGMAIELQHHLTPDKCWLCDHKLHQNDSHYRTKKHLRRVGGWINLHKFRFGLFGFRSWDHLYCECCNAVFIDANWAFRHYESDSHRRNMTLFCNVCRVHFTQGKYLRNHLQLAHGLEVSDHSAFESYAGISWCENFKELLTLDECELCNRLFVNRKEAKNHYHRTDLFDEILKDNPAKTVNSTLKHNVVEELKRVIYQIFMIGTLSCAEALQRLKTLNLSPNDPICPKSELKLCECLSKIVVNSRHPLYLVDTAVQGSAKLNLDMELSRLKKNCKKLAVGVAVRYVRDLKIFILEFNSGQEITDVAEIFSSDAVLEVDTTLHILEEELKVLELLLEINQKTYVSCPTHDLSLVKRKGDIKVGVEVILNIVRKFNAGVIKIICSEITTFCSFCQSLPARPSESTDLHDSNSKILSNASPLWERGSDEAAVGDLNGFRLLMEVAKTKAFLSKANVFPVEVALAYMERFNHFILQVKRKLEVEKINVETVFWPWDNKVTCEVFLHKEMNELYYWLTQCRHYFDLKVALDIIMQFNAGLQSLVDTYNCDVANTDEGAGVDVVNSEIGENSNFTTCTEDHYNVNVEGATSIESIPVNCDVSTNVGKDDNVTAENDNDCPIQDVGIVKVTTIDNGDAGSITVMDNLAEPHVEQPGVADIKNHDINDIIIIEDSVIEDFSNAMIITQNFADIGNDDTKKSTIIGSLADDYKECSSDVAENYEVITTVMADSPIEKVDKVEINMTAMRHKVTDNTNNQTNSSTIMDTLVDVHEANSDIANLQSDNVVMTVIANSEIVETDNTDVGTTTDHDGDDCIGKSDDGSSTFLGDVVIVDIDSDNSAHCDVATTSNDNADIGSDNDWDWTCVGC, encoded by the exons TATCGAGACCTACTGAAACTCCACACAAAGCGTGGTGAGTCAGACGAGAGCGATCAGGGCGAAATTGAGGACAGTGCTCCAGTGTTCGACTGGGAATTGATAAAAGCCAATTCGATCAACGCTAAAGATATGGATATGAGccctgaatttaaaaatactattGTGCAAGTACAAAATATGCATAATGTGGAGGCCAACAACAGTTCTCAAAAATCGTCCAGCGCAGCGCCGACCTCGTTAGTGGAAGGTCAAACCTGTCTTGTTGGAGGTACTTCCGGAGCTGCCCCACACAAACATTTAGATAATACATATCTGGCCTCTGCGTCAATACCGACTGATAGTACTGCTAGAGctagtttttcgaaatatttagcAGCGAAGTTGTTAATGGGAGATGAAGCATCTGCTAAATATTATACTGCTGCCACTGCGTCGGCTCTAACAGAGTCAAATTCTTCTTATAATGCAAAATGTCAGGAAATTGCGGCAAATATGCGAGAGCTGATGACGCGAGCTCATTGTTATATCTGCGGAGTTAATCCTGGATGCGGATTGCACTATGGAACGCCAGACCATTTGAGCAAGGCTGTGCACTGGGTTGCAGCAATGACAGAG ACGCGCAATCCACATGTGATTGCTCAAGTATTTTGTGCACCGTGCAATACACCCCTCATTGCTGGTGATGAGCACTATTACAACGTGGAGCACAAAAC AAATGAGGAATATTTCTGTCCAGTTTGCCTCAGAATAAACCAGCAACCTATTCAATGCCAGCACATTTATTCTGCAGCGCACTATAAGAATATGCAAGCTCGAGGTTCAGCCGTCGAATTTTCCAGGTTAATACGGCCTAATCAACTGGGTATGGCCATAGAGCTCCAGCACCATCTAACTCCGGATAAGTGCTGGCTTTGCGACCATAAATTACACCAAAACGACAGCCATTACCGCACTAAAAAGCATTTGAGGAGAGTGGGGGGCTGGATAAACCTTCACAAATTCCGGTTTGGATTGTTTGGATTCAGGTCCTGGGATCACTTGTACTGCGAGTGTTGCAATGCGGTATTTATCGATGCAAACTGGGCGTTCCGACACTATGAGTCGGACTCTCATCGAAG GAATATGACTTTATTTTGCAACGTCTGCAGAGTGCATTTCACgcaaggaaaatatttacgtAACCACCTCCAATTAGCTCACGGTCTCGAGGTTTCGGATCACTCAG CCTTCGAATCATACGCGGGCATTTCTTGGTGCGAGAATTTTAAGGAACTGTTAACCCTCGATGAATGTGAGTTATGCAATCGGTTATTTGTCAACCGCAAGGAGGCAAAGAATCACTATCATAGAACCGATCTCTTTGACGAAATTCTCAAGGACAACCCCGCAAAAACAGTCAATTCTACACTGAAGCACAACGTTGTGGAGGAGCTTAAGCGTGTCATATACCAAATTTTCATGATCGGTACTCTATCTTGCGCTGAGGCTTTGCAACGcttaaaaacgttaaatttatCCCCCAACGATCCGATCTGCCCGAAATCCGAATTAAAACTTTGCGAATGTCTCTCGAAAATCGTCGTCAACTCTCGGCATCCACTATATCTTGTTGACACTGCAGTCCAAGGTTCTGCCAAATTGAACCTGGATATGGAACTCTCGAGACTCAAAAAGAATTGCAAGAAACTTGCTGTTGGAGTTGCCGTACGGTATGTCcgagatttgaaaattttcatcttgGAGTTCAACAGTGGACAGGAAATCACGGACGTTGCGGAGATTTTCTCTAGTGATGCTGTGCTAGAGGTGGATACAACTTTACATATCCTTGAAGAAGAATTGAAAGTCTTGGAACTGTTATTGGAAATCAATCAGAAAACATATGTGTCTTGTCCAACTCATGATCTCTCTTTGGTAAAGAGGAAAGGAGACATAAAAGTTGGGGTAGAAGTGATATTGAATATCGTTAGGAAATTTAATGCGGGcgttataaaaataatctgtTCGGAAATAACTACTTTCTGTTCTTTCTGCCAGTCATTGCCAGCTCGTCCGTCAGAAAGCACAGACCTTCACGATTCTAATAGCAAAATTCTATCTAATGCTTCCCCTCTTTGGGAACGTGGTTCTGATGAAGCTGCAGTTGGAGACCTCAATGGTTTCAGATTGCTCATGGAAGTTGCGAAAACTAAGGCGTTTTTAAGCAAAGCCAATGTATTTCCCGTTGAGGTGGCACTGGCCTATATGGAACGCTTCAACCATTTTATCTTGCAAGTCAAGAGGAAACTAGAAGTTGAGAAGATTAATGTGGAAACTGTGTTCTGGCCTTGGGACAATAAGGTAACATGTGAAGTCTTTCTTCATAAGGAAATGAACGAGTTATATTATTGGCTGACGCAATGTAGGCACTATTTTGATTTGAAGGTGGCTTTGGATATCATCATGCAGTTCAACGCGGGATTGCAGAGTTTGGTTGACACGTATAATTGTGATGTTGCGAACACGGATGAAGGTGCTGGCGTGGACGTTGTAAACTCCGAAATTGGGGAGAATAGTAATTTTACTACGTGCACTGAAGATCATTACAATGTTAATGTTGAGGGGGCCACCAGTATTGAAAGTATTCCGGTCAATTGTGATGTTTCTACTAACGTTGGAAAGGACGACAATGTAACAGCAGAAAACGATAATGATTGCCCTATTCAAGATGTTGGTATTGTCAAAGTTACTACTATTGATAACGGTGATGCCGGTAGTATCACCGTTATGGACAATTTGGCGGAGCCACATGTAGAACAACCTGGAGTTGCCGATATAAAAAATCATGACATTaatgatattattattattgaggATTCTGTAATTGAGGATTTCAGTAACGCCATGATTATAACTCAGAATTTTGCCGACATTGGAAATGATGACACTAAAAAGAGCACCATTATAGGTAGTTTGGCGGATGATTACAAAGAATGTTCTTCTGACGTTGCAGAAAATTATGAAGTCATTACGACCGTTATGGCAGATTCCCCAATTGAAAAAGTTGATAAGGTTGAGATTAATATGACTGCTATGCGTCACAAAGTTACCGATAATACAAACAATCAGACTAATAGCAGTACCATTATGGACACTTTGGTGGACGTGCATGAAGCAAATTCCGATATTGCGAATTTACAAAGTGATAACGTCGTTATGACCGTTATTGCAAATTCTGAAATTGTAGAGACTGATAATACTGATGTTGGCACAACTACTGACCACGACGGTGATGACTGCATTGGTAAAAGTGACGATGGTAGTAGCACTTTTCTAGGTGACGTTGTGATCGTAGATATCGACAGCGATAACAGCGCACATTGTGATGTTGCCACTACAAGTAACGATAATGCAGACATCGGCAGTGATAATGATTGGGATTGGACTTGTGTTGGATGCTGA
- the LOC136338732 gene encoding brachyurin-like, with translation MYSNCFIVVFVILTILSRIHSYSRLEIVNGDEVVPHSLPYVVFLESVINGKTVRCGGSLIRQDQILTAASCLYEAKNVSIILGAHNIEENEATQFKIDGATNFTIHGNYTPDTHANDIALINLDANVPLANGSIALISTPSLEDIVKTYADDLGLVAGWGKTNDTDPTYSPVLRKIEITIIPFLSCTIPYLFKVTESQICTTGTQNSKNICLGDSGSPLVVNGTQVGVASYGSDFGCSVGAPGVYTRLTSYYFWLTANLH, from the exons ATGTATTCTAATTGCTTTATTGTGGTTTTCGTAATTCTGACGATCTTG AGCCGCATCCACAGCTATTCTCGTTTAGAAATTGTCAACGGAGACGAAGTCGTACCTCATTCTCTTCCTTATGTC GTCTTCTTGGAGTCGGTCATAAATGGGAAAACGGTCAGATGTGGAGGGTCTCTGATAAGACAAGATCAAATCTTAACAGCAGCCTCTTGTCTCTATGA AGCCAAGAACGTTTCAATTATCCTTGGAGCTCACAACATTGAGGAAAACGAAGCGACTCAGTTCAAAATAGATGGCGcaacaaattttacaattcaTGGAAACTACACTCCCGACACGCACGCCAACGATATCGCTTTGATTAATCTCGATGCAAATGTACCTCTTGCTAATG GTTCAATTGCTCTGATATCGACTCCTTCGTTGGAGGACATCGTCAAAACCTACGCAGACGATTTGGGCCTGGTTGCCGGATGGGGTAAAACCAACGATACTGACCCGACTTACTCGCCAGTGCTCCGAAAAATCGAAATCACCATCATCCCCTTTTTGTCCTGCACCATCCCGTACCTGTTTAAAGTGACGGAGTCCCAGATTTGCACTACGGGCACACAAAACAGTAAAAACATTTGTCTCGGGGATAGTGGGAGTCCCTTGGTGGTGAACGGAACTCAG GTGGGAGTGGCATCTTATGGTAGCGATTTCGGGTGTTCAGTCGGTGCTCCAGGAGTCTACACCAGGCTGACTAGCTACTACTTTTGGCTAACCGCAAATTTACACTAA
- the LOC136338747 gene encoding putative odorant receptor 92a gives MAIIKGEIMVLKAKMRGCGQLCMAQGEDGNTRYLADCVSHHDKIYKLFQLTEKVFSEVMLIQFLSSSMVICIIGFQLVIIKIFSYPFLHMVFYFTAMLGQLGLYCWYGNEIIFESYGIGNACYESDWISCGPQAKRMLSMIMEGSKRPLRMRAGKFSDLSLASFTLVLRSAYSFFALIQRIYSETDLVSNFHGGGKMANYTAPQN, from the exons ATGGCCATCATCAAGGGGGAGATAATGGTACTTAAGGCCAAAATGCGAGGTTGCGGACAGCTGTGTATGGCTCAAGGGGAAGATGGAAATACGCGTTATTTAGCAGACTGTGTGAGTCATCACGATAAAATTTACAA GTTGTTTCAATTAaccgaaaaagttttttctgaGGTTATGCTGATTCAGTTCCTGTCGAGCAGCATGGTGATTTGCATCATCGGCTTTCAACTGGTCATA ATAAAAATCTTCAGCTATCCGTTCCTTCAcatggttttttattttactgccATGTTGGGCCAATTGGGCCTGTACTGTTGGTACGGCAACGAGATCATTTTCGAA AGTTATGGTATTGGAAATGCCTGTTACGAGTCAGACTGGATCAGCTGTGGCCCTCAAGCCAAAAGAATGCTCTCCATGATAATGGAAGGCAGCAAAAGGCCCCTTCGCATGAGGGCCGGCAAGTTTTCCGACCTCTCTCTAGCTTCATTCACCTTA GTGCTGCGATCAGCTTATTCGTTCTTTGCCCTGATTCAAAGAATCTATTCCGAAACCGATTTGGTATCAAACTTTCATGGAGGTGGAAAAATGGCAAACTACACTGCACCGCAAAATTAA
- the mthl5 gene encoding probable G-protein coupled receptor Mth-like 5, which translates to MPFRKHFTWFVLLTGVNFSVGQDEPKGPTIVVPKCCAANEILVGNYCSVPNGTGNLWSPLFTAENGRSNLQVDYRLVIGKPNCKGTQLWRIFHYQSSSDKLRLLPNGILRHYFDTQIPNEFELENEYNIEENKLFHDYVLGKYCIDKQIDNNELREFAWVCNPDHNHEWATNEFLMHNIVSPVSHGITIICLLTISIIYFVMPTLRDLAGNIVTTMCLCLLVSQTADLVRLLTVFKSHISLLIAEAICYISLLGAFFWLNTLGFYIWKTFKSRNVFLRITDGKKYCYYGMYAWLCTITLGCLAMFAHFTMDYPDLSEIQNTVKGPREQIGSLGMIIFFVPVAFTVLADVFFFATTLKKINRMHTYGRIHHKLRHSFRMFILLLLTLTLCWLFFLSSFSKYEGLINSHIIVNTFMGPLLFYICLINQKHVSYMLKKTCCYENCICPCCRPEPENEWGDEMTAMNTEYNNYCNYREPTVFKYGYSSH; encoded by the exons ATGCCCTTTCGGAAGCATTTCACCTGGTTTGTGCTCCTTACAGGCGTTAACTTTAGTGTAGGCCAAGACGAACCAAAAGGCCCCACAATAGTGGTGCCCAAGTGTTGCGCCGCAAACGAAATTCTCGTGGGAAACTATTGCTCAGTACCTAATGGAACAGGAAATTTGTGGAGCCCCTTGTTTACAGCTGAAAACGGTCGTTCGAATTTACAAGTGGATTACAG acTCGTAATAGGTAAGCCAAACTGCAAAGGCACTCAATTATGGAGAATATTCCATTATCAGTCTTCATCAGACAAGTTACGACTCCTCCCTAATGGAATCCTGCGGCACTACTTTGACACACAAATTCCGAATGAATTCGAGTTGGAAAATGAGTATAATATTGAGGAAAATAAGTTATTTCATGATTACGTTTTAGGGAAATATTGCATTGATAAG CAAATTGACAATAATGAATTACGTGAATTTGCTTGGGTCTGCAATCCTGATCACAATCATGAATGGGCAACCaacgaatttttaatgcaTAATATTGTGAGCCCTGTCAGTCATGGGATCACTATAATTTGCCTATTGACTATTTCTATTATATACTTTGTAATGCCGACTTTAAGAGACCTAGCTGGAAACATTGTGACTACAATGTGCTTATGTTTACTAGTTAGTCAAACTGCCGATCTAGTGCGGCTTTTGACAGTATTTAAGAGTCACATTAGCTTACTAATTGCTg aaGCGATTTGCTACATCAGTTTGTTGGGCGCCTTTTTTTGGCTGAACACTTTAGGGTTTTACATTTGGAAGACTTTTAA ATCAAGGAATGTTTTTTTGCGCATTACTGACGGTAAAAAGTATTGTTATTATGGGATGTATGCTTGGCTGTGCACCATAACATTGGGGTGCCTGGCGATGTTTGCACATTTCACTATGGACTATCCGGATCTGtccgaaattcaaaatactgTAAAAGGGCCTCGGGAGCAAATTGGTTCCCTGGGTATGATTATATTCTTCGTTCCTGTCGCCTTCACAGTTCTAGCCGATGTTTTCTTCTTCGCAACGACCCTCAAAAAGATAAATCGCATGCACACTTATGGGAGAATTCATCATAAATTGAGGCATAG CTTTAGAATGTTCATTCTACTACTCTTAACTCTGACGCTTTGTTGGCTGTTCTTCCTCTCATCGTTCTCGAAATACGAGGGCCTGATCAACAGCCACATCATAGTGAACACGTTCATGGGACCCCTCTTGTTTTACATTTGTCTGATCAATCAGAAACACGTGTCTTATATGTTGAAAAAGACGTGCTGCTACGAGAACTGCATTTGTCCCTGTTGCCGGCCGGAACCCGAGAATGAATGGGGGGATGAAATGACAGCCATGAATACCgaatacaataattattgcaattaCAGGGAGCCCACGGTATTTAAGTATGGGTATAGTTCACATTAG